From bacterium, the proteins below share one genomic window:
- a CDS encoding ABC transporter ATP-binding protein: MTRPAAPAPGAALSVEELQVNRLGQPVVRGVDLTVKAGEVTVLLGANGVGKSTLLDGISGVIPTSKGRVLMGGADITRFSRRRRVALGLSYVQQGRTVFPNLTVEENLLVAAHRPDQAFELFPELRSRATVKAANLSGGEQQMVVLGRALLQQPRVLLIDELSLGLAPAIVDRMLAAVADMAADGIGVLLVEQFADRALALGQHATVLARGSVALQGRASEVRRQPDRLQAAYLGDTEEAPRPAIGSNGECKEDP, encoded by the coding sequence GTGACCCGGCCAGCAGCTCCAGCCCCAGGAGCGGCGCTGAGCGTCGAGGAATTGCAAGTCAACCGTCTGGGCCAGCCGGTCGTCCGGGGAGTGGACTTAACGGTGAAAGCGGGAGAGGTGACGGTGTTGTTGGGCGCGAATGGGGTAGGCAAGTCCACCCTGTTGGACGGCATCAGCGGCGTCATCCCCACCAGCAAAGGCCGGGTGCTCATGGGCGGGGCCGATATCACTCGGTTCTCTCGGCGGCGGCGAGTGGCACTCGGATTGTCCTATGTGCAGCAGGGCCGGACGGTATTCCCCAACCTCACCGTGGAGGAGAACCTCCTCGTCGCTGCGCATCGGCCGGATCAGGCATTCGAGCTGTTTCCTGAGCTTCGGAGCCGCGCCACAGTCAAGGCGGCAAACCTGTCGGGAGGCGAGCAGCAAATGGTCGTACTGGGGCGGGCGCTATTGCAGCAACCCCGAGTGCTGCTGATCGACGAACTCTCATTGGGCTTAGCGCCCGCCATCGTCGACCGGATGCTGGCCGCAGTGGCCGACATGGCTGCTGACGGAATTGGGGTGCTGCTCGTAGAGCAGTTCGCCGACCGAGCACTGGCCTTGGGCCAACACGCCACCGTCCTCGCTCGGGGATCGGTGGCGCTCCAGGGCAGGGCCTCAGAAGTGCGCCGCCAGCCTGACCGACTTCAAGCGGCCTATCTCGGCGACACTGAGGAGGCCCCTCGCCCCGCAATCGGATCGAACGGTGAATGCAAGGAGGATCCA